In the genome of Streptomyces sp. NBC_00259, the window CTGCTCGCCGGTGATGCCGCCGAGATTCGCTATGGCCCGGTTGATCCCCAGGATCGCCAGGGCCGGATCGTGCACGGCCAGGCCGATCGGGGACGTGTGGAACAGTCCCTCCAGGACCGACCGGTCGATCTCCCACCGGGTGACCTCGTCCGCGGGCGCCGCCACCAGCAGCCACTCATCCCCGCGCCCCGCCCGGATCACCCGGCGCGCCCGGACGCCGAGGCCGAGCCTGCGGCCCTCGCGGTCGCGCACGGGCAGCACCCCGAACCAGCCGCCGTGCCTGACGCACAGCTCCACCGCCTCCCGGACGACTGCGAGGTCACGGTCGTCGACGAGAAGGTCCCCGGCCGGCCTGCCCAGGGCTTCCTCGTCCGTGAACCCCAGCAGCTCCCGGGCGCGCTCGCTCCAGCCGACCACCGTGCCCTGCTCGTCCAGCACGACGGAGACGGCGCGACCCACTGAGAACGGGTCCTCGGGACTCTCACTGATCAGGGTCACGGATCCGGTCATCACTCTCATGCTCCACCGGCTCCGGCGGTTGCGCACGTGCTGCTGACCTTGGCCCGCCTGACGCATGTTCACCCGGGAACGTGCGCCTACTCCAGCCCCGAGACCGTGAACACCCGGTGCGCCGTCTCGCGGTCGATCCGCTCCGACAGGGCCCGCAGCGCCGTCTCCCCGCACAGCAGCGTCCCGCGTTCACGGGCGGCGCGGGAGTCCTCGTCCAGGCGGTGCCACAGCGCGGGATTGGCGAGGAACACCCGCGGGTCGACCTCGACCCGGCAGCCGTCGGCGTCACGGAGCACCAGGCGCTGCGCCACCCCGTCCGAGCAGCGCACGGACACCAGCCGGTCCGTGCGCACCAGCTGCCGGCGCAGCACACCGTGGGAGGCGAGCCAGCCCGCCCCCGCGGACACCCGCGGCGGTACGAGGATCACGATCAGGAGCACGGAAAGGCCGGTCCACAACAGGGCGCGCGGCCCGTCGAGATGGCCCGCGCCAGCGTCGATGACGAGCAGCAGGCCCAGGAGCAGAGCGGCGCAGCGCAGCGCGTCCCGCGCCTGCCCTGCCCAGTCCTCGTCGCGGGCCGCCGCACCCGGCGGCGGCAGCATGACCGCAGAGATACGTCGTCCCATGGCGGCGACGCTAAGCACACGGACCCGGCCCGCGGTGCTCCTTGACGCACCGCTGACGCCGCGGGGGCCGCTCCTGACGGCGGCCTGACGGCTCTCCTGCCGGGGGCAGGTGGCGCGGGGCCGTCACGCGTGCGTGAAGCGCGGGGAGGGCGGCGCGAAGGACGCGCCGGCGCCGACCGTGAGCCGCGGGGGAGCGGGCGCACCCGCATCCACGGGCGTCCGCACCCGCATCCACGGGCGTCCGCACCCCCGTGCCAGTGGCGACCGTGAGCCGCGGGGATCGGGCACACCCGCATCTCCGTGCGCCCGCACCGCGACCGGTGCCCGGGCGCCCGCACCGCGACCGGTCCCCCCGGCGCCCGCACCGCGACCGGTCGCCGGTGATCGTTCCGGTGCCGGCCCTGCCCCGGTGGACCAGCGAGGTCCTGTCCGCGGCCGCCTCCCTCGGCGACGAGGTCCGCGCGGTCCCACCCGTCCGCACCGGCTCCGGGCGGACCGCTCAGGGCCCGCCCGGGCCCCGACAGAGCCTCCCGGCGGCCGGCCGGTGACCGGATATCGCGCTCACCGGCCCGCCGCCGGGCCCGCCGGGGGCGTCCGCGGGGCCTCCGCACGTGCCGTCTGCCTGCACGTTCCCGGACGTCGACGCGACACGCGTATGAGTCCCGTCAAGGACGTGTCAGTGGCCGTAAGGGCGCCGTCAACGGCGCGCTCAGGGGCTCGATACCGAGGTTTCCTCTAACGGTCCGATCCGTATTTCCGAGCCTCATCTAGGAGCACACGATGGCCGACGTGGCCTTCGTCGTCACCACGATCGCGGTTTTCGCGCTGGTGGCTCTCGTTGCCAAGGGGGTGGCGAAGCTGTGACTGCCGAGAACATCGTCGGCCTGCTCGTCGCCGTCGCCCTGCTGGGCTATCTCGTCCTCGCCCTCGTCAAGCCGGAGAGGTTCTGAGAACCGACATGAGCCCCGTACTTGCTGGTGTGCTCCAGTTGCTCGCGCTGATCGCGGCGCTCGCGCTGGCGTACCGTCCGCTCGGTGACTACATGGCCCGGGTCTACTCCTCCGACAAGCACCTGCGTGTCGAGACGTGGATCTACAAGGCCATCGGCGCCAACCCGAACACGGAGATGCGCTGGCCCGCCTATCTGCGCGGCGTCCTCGCCTTCTCCGCCGTCGGCGTCCTCTTCCTCTATCTGCTGCAGCGCGTCCAGGGCAGCCTGCCCGGCTCGCTCGGCTTCTCCGCCATCGACCCGGACCAGGCGTTCAACACCGCCGCGTCCTTCGTGGCCAACACCAACTGGCAGTCGTACTACGGCGAGCAGGCCATGGGCCACGTCGTGCAGACCGGCGGCCTCGCGGTGCAGAACTTCGTCTCGGCGGCCGTCGGTATCGCGGTCGCGGTGGCGCTGGTCCGCGGGTTCGCCCGCTCCCGCACCGGTGAGCTGGGCAACTTCTGGGCCGACCTGGTGCGCGGCACCGTCCGCATCCTGCTCCCGATCTCCGTGATCGCCGCGATCGTCCTGGTCGCGCTCGGCGCGATCCAGAACTTCGCCGGTATCCACGAGGTCGGCCAGTTCTTGGGCGGCACCCAGCAGTGGAACGGCGGCGCGGTCGCCTCGCAGGAGGCCATCAAGGAGCTGGGTACCAACGGTGGCGGCTACTTCAACGCCAACTCCGCCCACCCCTTCGAGAACC includes:
- the kdpF gene encoding K(+)-transporting ATPase subunit F → MTAENIVGLLVAVALLGYLVLALVKPERF